A genomic region of Zea mays cultivar B73 chromosome 6, Zm-B73-REFERENCE-NAM-5.0, whole genome shotgun sequence contains the following coding sequences:
- the LOC103629328 gene encoding translocator protein homolog, translating to MATAQEGLTQRVVASASRDDGAGESAAAVSGPNKKPGGGRANSSRRGLRSLAAAVSFSVALTALSFFAAGQSPPSPKTATASTVAVVRAGSVALEAVLALAAWMAWAEGGLHARPAATLLPYAAHLGAALAWAPLVLCSHAAARAGLACCAVMAAGAVACARGFGAVNPVAGDLAKPAVAWAVILAVVNYKML from the coding sequence ATGGCCACCGCACAGGAAGGTCTGACCCAGCGCGTCGTTGCCAGTGCCAGCAGGGACGACGGCGCCGGCGAGAGCGCGGCGGCCGTCTCGGGTCCCAACAAGAAGCCGGGCGGCGGCCGCGCAAACAGCAGCAGGCGTGGGCTCCGTTCGCTCGCCGCCGCGGTGTCCTTCTCCGTGGCGCTCACGGCGCTGTCGTTCTTCGCCGCGGGGCAGTCGCCACCGTCGCCCAAGACCGCCACGGCGTCGACTGTGGCGGTGGTGCGGGCCGGGTCGGTGGCGTTGGAGGCGGTGCTGGCGCTGGCGGCGTGGATGGCGTGGGCGGAGGGCGGGCTGCACGCGCGCCCGGCAGCCACGCTGCTCCCCTATGCCGCGCACCTGGGCGCCGCCCTCGCATGGGCGCCACTCGTGCTGTGCAGCCACGCCGCGGCGCGCGCGGGCCTCGCCTGCTGCGCCGTCATGGCCGCGGGCGCCGTGGCGTGCGCGCGCGGGTTCGGCGCCGTCAACCCCGTGGCTGGCGACCTCGCGAAGCCCGCCGTCGCCTGGGCCGTCATCCTCGCCGTCGTCAACTACAAGATGCTCTGA